The Porites lutea chromosome 11, jaPorLute2.1, whole genome shotgun sequence genome includes a region encoding these proteins:
- the LOC140952789 gene encoding centromere protein V-like, which produces MADERGTLVVELQTTQTQKSSLFKHTGGCHCGRVRFEVIAPAMLLVLDCNCSICTKKQNKHFIVPEEQFTLLQGQDDLTCYTFNTHQAKHLFCNTCGVQSFYRPRSNPDGYGVMPHCLDVGTVKDIKVEFCDGQNWEKFIANNPEIQEQSKKKD; this is translated from the exons atggcggacgaGAGAGGAACACTGGTGGTTGAGCTTCAAACGACTCAAACGCAAAAATCATCTTTGTTTAAGCACACTGGCGGCTGTCATTGCGGAAGGGTCCGATTTGAAGTGATCGCTCCTGCTATGTTACTTGTTTTGGATTGCAA CTGCAGTATTTGTACAAAGAAGCagaacaaacattttattgtcCCAGAGGAACAATTTACATTGCTACAG GGCCAAGATGATTTAACTTGCTACACTTTCAATACACATCAGGCAAAGCACCTTTTCTGCAATACATGTGGAGTGCAAAGCTTCTACAGACCTCGTTCTAATCCAGATGGCTATGGGGTCATGCCACACTGTTTGGATGTAGGAACGGTGAAAGATATAAAAGTCGAGTTCTGTGATGGCCAAAACTGGGAAAAATTCATTGCCAACAATCCTGAAATCCAAGAACAGTCAAAGAAAAAGGACTAA
- the LOC140952697 gene encoding glycosyltransferase 1 domain-containing protein 1-like, whose protein sequence is MKVLLLASLTSETGNFSTAERIQKCLGDCNIECWLQCISSFSDCVSVTKFVHAHDFRCVIGIHAWRAGRLLLDCPVPFAIIFGGTDLNEHKKDKEKFEAMRKVVVKASYLVAFSRPMKKQATALWPRSEEKFILQPQAVCVGPSNFQLHDHLKHLIKPLSHCPVINGMYMCQDPEYFDLIVFMLVAGLRRVKDPLFLAASIAEWHKEDRRIHLVIVGPELDTEFAREVKSELRSYPGVVLMPSLPACDLHAAIQDCFAVVNSSSSEGMASAILESMKLGVPVLARNIPGNSAVIQHGESGLLFDTPQEFVSLSKELLNTPSLRTRLINNAKTYVSEHHSIENERNTYEWLVEKLASLEHGKRTISLENSDER, encoded by the exons ATGAAGGTCTTACTTCTCGCATCGCTAACGTCAGAGACAGGGAATTTCTCCACCGCCGAACGCATACA GAAATGCCTTGGTGATTGCAACATTGAATGCTGGTTACAATGTATTAGCTCCTTCAGTGATTGTGTGTCAGTGACGAAGTTTGTTCATGCACATGATTTTCGATGTGTCATTGGCATACATGCATGGAGAGCTGGAAGACTTTTGCTAG ATTGTCCAGTTCCTTTTGCTATTATTTTTGGAGGAACTGATCTCAATGAGCATAAAAAGGATAAAGAAAAGTTTGAAGCTATGAGAAAAGTGGTGGTTAAAGCAAG TTATCTTGTTGCATTCAGCAGGCCAATGAAAAAGCAGGCAACAGCTTTATGG CCAAGAAGTGAAGAGAAATTTATTTTGCAGCCTCAAG CGGTTTGTGTTGGACCATCAAATTTCCAGTTACATGATCACTTGAAGCACCTCATCA AGCCACTCAGTCATTGTCCAGTGATAAATGGCATGTATATGTGTCAAGATCCTGAATATTTTGACTTG aTTGTGTTTATGTTGGTTGCTGGTTTAAGACGAGTTAAAGATCCGCTCTTCTTAGCTGCATCCATAGCAG AGTGGCATAAAGAAGACCGTCGCATTCACTTGGTGATTGTTGGACCAGAG CTGGATACTGAGTTTGCGAGAGAAGTGAAATCTGAACTACGAAG TTACCCAGGAGTCGTTCTCATGCCTTCTCTGCCAGCTTGTGATCTTCACGCGGCCATTCAAGattgttttgctgttgtaaaTAGTTCAAGCAGTGAAGGAATGGCATCGGCGATTCTAGAG TCAATGAAGCTTGGTGTTCCTGTGCTGGCACGGAACATTCCAGGAAATTCTGCGGTGATTCAACATGGGGAATCCGGACTTCTCTTTGATACACCTCAG GAATTTGTTAGTCTCTCCAAAGAGCTGCTTAACACTCCGTCACTCCGTACTCGTCTCATAAACAACGCGAAAACGTACGTCTCCGAGCATCACTCAat